The genomic stretch ATTATAATacaatcgtaatgataacaaatacaatgaAATCAATGGCAATAccagtgacagtgatgataatgattataataaaaaatgatgataatgatagtcattattatcattagtactattgttattattattattattattattattattattattattatcattattattgttgttgttgtttcgtttgttgtttttgttgttatcgtgattatcatcattattacttttataattgccgttatcatcattattatcatatatcattaatatcacttaaagggaaaaacaaaagaaattatgaTATTTTAGTAAAGAGCTTTATTTGCAGGATCTCTTGCTGtcaaaatgtacataaatacgaAAGTAATTCCTTGGGAGGGACTCTGAACTTCGACGGTGTTTgttcatcaaagaaaaaaacaataattaccttCTCCATATTTAATTTTTCGTTTCGTATACAGATATGAAAATtcccaatagataaatagataaaccacAGACAATCACATCCACGCATAGTCTAACGGCTTAAGAGCATTGTGTTCTGAACCGAACCTTTACTAGCGTGACGTAAACTCTgcaacatatatcaatataaacaacGATAAAGGCGGTGAACATGTGTGAAATATCAGAAAATAATGTTTAAATGATAGCGTGATTAATTTACATTGCATTTTCAAAGCTGTCACTGTAAAAATCATTTGTTAACATCAAAGCCTTTATGCTCGTGATAGTTGATAATCCAAgagtgtgagtgcgagagagagagagagagagagagagagagagagagagagagagagagagagagagagagagagagagagagagagagagagagagagagagaaagagaggaagagggagaggaagagggagagggagaaggagaaagagaaggagaaggagaaagagaaggagaaagagaaagagaaggagaaggagaaggagaaggagaggtagagggagagggggagggagatggagatggagagggagagggagagggagagggagagggagagggagagggagagggagagggagagagagagggatgtatatatatacacaaatatacatatatacatatacatacatgcatacatatatatatatcatatctttctACGGAACGAAAAATATAATATGGTCCTCCCAAAGAATTACTTTCGTATTtacgaaagagagacatagagagagagatagagaaagagaagagagagagagagagaaagagaggaagagggagaggaagagggagagggaggaggagaaagagaatgagaaggaataaggagaaggagaaggagaaggagaggtagagggagagggagagggagagggagagggagagagagagatatatatatacacacaaaaatatacatatatacaaacaaatatacatatatacatatacatatatatatatatctatctatctatatatatatatatatatatatatatatatatagatatagatatcatatcTTTCTACGgaacgaaaataaaatatggTCCCACCAAAGAATTACTTtcgtatttatgtacattttgaCAGCAAGCGGTCTTGCAAATAAAGctctatattaaaatttatataatttttttgtttttccctgtaagtgatattaatgatatatggaaataatgttgataatgacaattataatagtaataatgataataatgataacaactaaaacaacaacaacaacagcaacaataataatgataataataatagtaataataaagataataatatatacacacacacacacacacacacatatatatatatatatatatatatatatatatatatataaagagagagagagaacgacaaaggTAGCGGTCCTTTCCCCTTGAATAATTTCGACTCCTTTACTAATATACGTACAAAGGTAAAGGGATGAAAACAGTAGTAATTTTGTGCACTGCATTCATGATGAGTCCATTTAGTAAATTTTACAAATCTAACAAACGAGAACGAATCTATTTCGTGGAAAGCTTATCATTCTAGAGGGACTGCTTGTTACGTGTCAACGTAACTGGCCAAATCTCACTCTTATAGTATAATGTGTGAATTAAGATGGGGCAtatgacactatatatatatatatatatatatatatatatatatatatatacacacacacacacacacacacacacacacacacacacacacacacacacacacatatatatatatatatatatatatatatatttttttttttctttttcttttcttttctttatcatattttatttaggTTTATTTGATTACTTTATTATGttataatatgttttattttcattatttcgttcattttttttatctcattttgtttttattattattattattattagttttaatttgatgctattttgtgtatttttgaatACTCTACTAtaccttatcttatcttattttgattatcaatcaTCAATTCATTTAATAATCCATCTTGAGATCATAACGTCTCAAGCCTCGGATACACCAAACCAAAGCGAAAGTTCAATGATATTTTAGAGAAATGGCGGCATTGGCTTCGAATTGCCAAGGAAAGCTTGCTATACATTTTTGCGACTTGAATTCTAGGCTGTCGCTTGACCCTGACTTGCGTCCAGGCCAAGCTGTAGCGAGTTGGCAGGTCAGTGAACGAGTATTGTTATGAgatgcttattattattcgtattttgtgtgagtgtgtttattatATGAATCGTATTTTTTAACAAGTATATAGAGTGTATGTTATTCAATAAGTTTCCTGTGATGTAAGTAGACTTtacctttctgtttgtttcgtgCAGTTGCTTAGCTCTTTGAGGCAGgtgttcttatttcctctttttcttcgctctctttctctgtctgtctgcctgtctgtctgtctctgtctctgtctgtctctgtctgtctgtctgtctgtctttgtctctgtatctgtctgtcagtttgtctttgtctctgtctctgtctgtctctgtctctgtctctgtctctgtctctgtctgtctgtatgtctgtctgtctgtctgtctctctctttctctctctctctctctctctctctctctctctctctctctttctgtgtgtgtgtgtgtataaatgtatatacatgtacatatatacgtatatatgtatatatacactcctccacacacacatatatatacacatgaaaaagtatgaataagaatgaatatcttcacaatacaagagacgtatttgaccagttccgattatatcttcgtcagaaatacacacacacacacacacacacacacacacacacaaacacacacaaacacacacacacacacacacacacacacacacacacacacacacacacatatatatatatatatatatatatatatatatttatgtgtgtgtgtgtgtgtgtatccataacaTGCCTCCAGCTGTTTATCTCCTCTGCTTGTCCGGGAGTGAGGGCAAGCGGACGAAGCCGGAGGCGCCTTCACCTGCCTGCTGTGCTTACAGGTACGGTCAGGACTGCCGCGTGATGGTCGTCGGGCCGCGCTACATGAAGCTCAAGTCAACCATCGCCTTTCGCGCCGGACTCCCCTACAAGTACCTGTTCGATGAGGAGTAAGGAACCTAAAAGCTGTTTTTCCATTGTGaaaatatatgcctgtgtgtgtgaatatgtgtatgagtgattagatagatagatagattgacagatagatagatagacagataaataggtagatagattgacagataaataggtagttagatagacagataaataggtagatagattggcagataaataggtagttagatagacagataaataggtagatagattggcagataaataggtagttagatagacagataaataggtagatagattggcagataaataggtagttagatagacagataaataggtagatagatatacatatataaatgaaaagaatagCTGCAGTTATTATCCTCAGTTTCCGTCATCAGTGCTACAATGATACGAGCAAAAATATAAACCGTGCAGACGGACAAGGCAGGAAATACAGTCGGCAGGAAATACAGTCCAGTTTGTATATAACTGTCATAAGatcaagaacaaacaaaaaaaaacaaaaaataaatacatgggACGTACATATAAAAGTACAAAACACGCCATAATAAGTGTATAAACCTATGCAACTGCTGAAATTAATGAGATCTGGTTTCTTtttgtggctatatatatattctgagacTAGGGGGTTGAGCCTGTTGGATGATACTGAGAGAAAGCCGGTTTGTTCAGAACTAAAGCCTGTTCTTACTGACTTACGCATACGTCCGAGAATTATGTGCTTGACTCATCGTGATACTGATCCACTATACCTAGTATTATAACTGGGGCacctagatagatatacaatgctTGGTCAGGAATTTGAAGCAAaggactctctctttttttttagtttacgaGAATAATGGTGTACAAAATATGTGTGCAAAACAGGGCTGTATTTCCTGTCGATAAAgatttatagattgataggtagatgggcagatatatagagatatcaatagatatagatatgggtagatatgcagatagatatatagatatagatatataaatctagatatagatatataaatctagatatagatatataaatctagatatagatatatacacctagatatagatatataaatctagatatagatatataaatctagatatagatacagatacagatatagatacagatatagatataggtacatagaGATATCGCTAAGACGTTAACGAATAAGACAAACACTGGCTTCCCCGCCCTTAGGATGCTGAAGATGGAGGAGTCGGGTGTGATCGACTCGATAAGGCGGCGATGGCGGAAGCGGCTGCCCGAGTGCTCGCTGCCGACCAACACCGCCATGTCCTTCGAGCAGGTGAGCACCGCCTTCCTCGCCCTCATGCTGGGGGGGTGCGCGGCCGTCGGTCTCCTGCTGGGGGAACGCCTGGCCTCATCCAAGAGAGTGGCGGCGCTGCGTTCGATCGCCGTCTCGCCGACCTCAAAGCTCCGCTCGCGCTGGCACTGAGCGAACCTGGCCGGGCGCCTTGGTCGGGGGCGGTTggcaggttgggggggggggttgctctgTTATTACAATATGGTTTCCGATTTGCAGGTGGTTACGTAGTGTTCGTGGCATTGGGGAAGAATGGGTAAAGATATGTGGGGAAACATATTTATAATGTAcaaatgtgtctgtctgtctgtctctcagcctctgtctgtctatctctgtctgtctgtctgtctgcctctctctctctctctctctctctctctctctctctctctctctctctctctctctctcacacacacacatatagacacatacccaCATTCACGTACGTATAGAAGAACAATTACATTTTTAATTTTgtagatatagaatatattagaataaaaaattaaacaaaatcacAGAAATGGCTTAATGTTAACCTAACCCCGTAAAAAAGAGTCTTCCCACTAATTCTGCAACATTTCAAGGCATGCACGCAGTTGCAAATAGTGCCCtcagaaaattaaaaaatcacaatctatataatttttttcataaggaaagtaataattttatttaagaaataaaggaaaaaaaaaaaaaaaaaaacgaaggatggCATTTAGATGAAAACgaaaggatgtttttttttttaaatctaaatccTGTTGTTAACTCCTTTGACTGCTTTGTATATCTGTTTccgtttgtaatgataatgataatgataatcgtaataataataatgataaaaataatgataacaacaataatgacgataatgataagaataataaaaataatgataataacaacaataatgacgataatgatgataatgataattatgatgataatgatgataattattattttaataacaatacttataataatgatgagtgatgatgatgataatgatgagtgataatgatgataataatgataatgacgataatgataataataattattataataacaatacttaaaataatgaggagtgatgatgatgataatgatgattgataatgatgataataatggtagcaataataaagaagttgataatactactacttatgataatactaacactaatgataatggcaataataatgataatgataagaaaataataacaacaacattaacgacgacaataacaataataataataataataagaataagaataatgataataataataatgatagtaatataagaataatgatgataatactaataataataataatgataatgataatgataataataataataatgataatggcaataataataataataataataataataataataataataataataataatagtaataataataataattataatgatcatgatagcaataataatgaacaaaataattatgataatgatgataatggcaaaaacataatgataatgataatgataataatgatgatgataatgacagtaacaaaacatatgataatgataatgataataaattgataatgataatggtagcagtagtagtagtattaatcatgataacaataatgataataataacagtaatgataatggtaatgataatgataataataataatgatacaaataaaaataatataaataattataataataatattaatattaacgattataataatgataatgataataataatgattaggatactgataataataataataataataataacgataatgataatgatgatgatagtgataatgatgataatagtaataataataatattaacaatgataataataacgatgataataatgataattatgatagtaatgccaataatgaaTAGGGATACCTTTAACCATTTGATCTGATTCATTATGAATGGAGAGCAGGTGTCATGGAGAAGGTCATGTCTCCGGAAGCTAATCTTggtaatattggtgtaggacttacgttggtctctgggaggaatagtgtagcacagaactgctactgcatcatagtcgacgAGGCATGCGTGTTCACCGTCTGACTAGCCCATGCcatagacaggacaatcagtcgGGGAGACGGAAAAGTTCTGGTACAAGTGaggttaaggataagtccgatatgcgaagctgagcttcgcccgggctatgccaatgaggggaggccggcctgtgtcgactaatgccgactcgctaacgtgtgtcagctggtgctgactcgtcttagtccttacccgccgtggtgcccagtcacagcagtaacctccaggcgacaattgcaacttctcgtgcctgggcggggcgcgaaccgccgacccctcggatgagaggccgacacgttaccactgtactagcccggaggctcaagTGAGGTTGGACAGGAATAGGTCTggcagtgaggtcagtcagggtagatagtgtacgagcttgggactcaggtgtaactgtgacaaggcgtgaacgatcagaacgactgcgaaaggaaactttgcctacttgtttttggagacgttgttggagaggaagggtattgtcagagtgtGGGGCTGTAGGTGGAATCACAAAGAATAAATCCCATTTGGATGGGCCAAAGAGGGTACTCAAAaagtttgcagaggtggaagcaatAGAAGgacgagggcgggaggaagatggggtggtatggagagaggtagtattGCTGGAAGGAgggcaataaggatgaagagtagtaataagggggttgggggtatacAATGGAGAAGATTGTGCAGTAGCAGATGGAgcggaggatgttgggagagaggaggggatgtatTCTGAAGGTATTCTGGGTTGATAATTCGGAATGGAAAGAGTTGACAGTAAACATCAAGGAGGatgtattagtatcagtggtcggAGAAGCAGAggcaggggtcgggaaaccaatgaaatcaaatctAGATAGGCTGGTTGATGAAATGACGATCATTATGTCCTTAACAAGTGTAAAAAACTTTATTATTgaccatggtgagcctgaaataaatgaggagaggaaacggtctacccctcagggtctcTATGAGGAGGGGTAAGAGCTAGCCGATTAACCGAGAGAATACCGAGCCCATAGCTTCCGCAGGCCGTTCATGAGTAagacaaagccagcctttcatcctcttAGCACGATTCTCTCGCCttaggaaatggagagaagaaggggatgaagaagagaaggaaaaggaaagggggagaagaaaagaccaaagggagagggctgaggtccaaggtaggaaTTACGTGTGCTGTTCATGAcaattttctgtatattttcatttatgttttattttgctgGATGTTGAGGGTtcgtatacatgcatttatgaaagagatttatatttttttgatgttttattttgtatatgggtTTATGGGCATGTTTGTGATTAATTATACCACAagtgtgtttgtcagtgtatcTAC from Penaeus chinensis breed Huanghai No. 1 chromosome 40, ASM1920278v2, whole genome shotgun sequence encodes the following:
- the LOC125047029 gene encoding uncharacterized protein LOC125047029, which codes for MVVGPRYMKLKSTIAFRAGLPYKYLFDEEMLKMEESGVIDSIRRRWRKRLPECSLPTNTAMSFEQVSTAFLALMLGGCAAVGLLLGERLASSKRVAALRSIAVSPTSKLRSRWH